The proteins below come from a single Agrobacterium vitis genomic window:
- the prfA gene encoding peptide chain release factor 1, with product MAKLPVDKMRELERRFGEIEARMSAGPAADVYVKLASEYSELQPVVKAIRELGLAEKEVADLKALLADKSTDREMRDLAEMELPDVEARLEGLEKEIQIQLLPKDAADEKSAILEIRAGTGGSEAALFAGDLFRMYERFAAGKGWKVEVLSSSEGDAGGFKEIIATVTGRGVFSKLKFESGVHRVQRVPDTETQGRIHTSAATVAVLPEAEEIDIEVRAEDIRIDTMRSSGAGGQHVNTTDSAVRITHLPTGLVVTSSEKSQHQNRAKAMQVLRSRLFDMERQRADSERSADRKSQVGSGDRSERIRTYNFPQGRVTDHRINLTLYKLDRMMMGEIDEVVDALIADYQAGQLAQLGEHA from the coding sequence GTGGCGAAGCTTCCTGTCGATAAAATGCGCGAGCTTGAGCGCCGGTTTGGCGAAATCGAGGCGCGCATGTCTGCCGGGCCTGCCGCCGACGTCTATGTCAAGCTTGCCTCGGAATATTCCGAGTTGCAGCCGGTGGTCAAAGCCATCCGCGAACTGGGGCTGGCGGAAAAGGAAGTTGCTGATCTGAAGGCGCTGCTGGCCGACAAGTCCACGGACCGCGAGATGCGCGATCTGGCGGAAATGGAGCTGCCGGATGTCGAGGCGCGGCTGGAAGGACTGGAAAAGGAAATCCAGATCCAGCTTCTGCCCAAGGATGCCGCGGACGAGAAAAGTGCGATCCTGGAAATTCGTGCCGGTACGGGTGGGTCCGAAGCCGCGTTGTTTGCCGGTGACTTGTTTCGGATGTATGAGCGTTTCGCGGCGGGCAAGGGCTGGAAAGTCGAGGTCCTGTCTTCCAGTGAAGGCGATGCCGGGGGCTTTAAGGAAATTATCGCCACCGTGACCGGACGCGGGGTATTTTCCAAGCTGAAATTCGAATCCGGTGTTCACCGGGTGCAGCGCGTTCCCGATACGGAGACGCAAGGACGTATCCATACGTCGGCTGCTACCGTGGCGGTTTTGCCCGAGGCGGAAGAGATCGATATCGAGGTTCGGGCTGAAGACATTCGCATCGACACGATGCGCTCTTCCGGGGCAGGCGGCCAGCATGTCAACACCACGGACTCTGCGGTGCGCATTACCCATCTGCCGACCGGCCTGGTGGTGACCAGCTCAGAAAAATCCCAGCACCAGAACCGGGCAAAAGCCATGCAGGTGCTGCGTTCGCGTCTGTTCGACATGGAACGCCAGCGGGCCGACAGCGAACGATCGGCTGATCGCAAGAGCCAGGTTGGCTCCGGTGACCGGTCCGAGCGGATCCGCACCTATAATTTCCCGCAGGGCCGGGTGACCGATCACCGGATCAACCTGACCCTCTACAAGCTCGACCGGATGATGATGGGTGAAATCGATGAAGTGGTCGATGCCCTGATCGCCGATTATCAGGCTGGACAATTGGCGCAACTCGGCGAACACGCATGA
- the prmC gene encoding peptide chain release factor N(5)-glutamine methyltransferase, whose protein sequence is MTGAPVTLKQAITAARLRFAQACIADAPSDARTLIAGLLGLTSTDLILQDNRVLSAEETSLIEAAVERRLLFEPVHRILGRRAFYGLELALSPATLEPRPDTEILIERVLPHLHAMVAKNGSVRLLDMGTGTGAIALALLQECPGATALATDISAEALAMARQNAAANTLSDRFETLQSHWYEALSGRFDIILSNPPYIVSDVIKDLAPDVRLYDPAVALDGGDDGLDAYRAIAAGAAGFLKPGGLVGVEIGYDQAMAVTQLFANNSFVLVESAKDHGDNDRILLFAQTGPQL, encoded by the coding sequence ATGACAGGCGCACCGGTGACGCTGAAGCAGGCGATCACTGCCGCCCGTCTCCGGTTTGCGCAAGCGTGTATCGCCGATGCGCCAAGCGATGCGCGGACCTTGATCGCCGGTCTTCTTGGACTGACGTCGACCGATCTTATCCTGCAGGACAACCGGGTTTTGAGCGCCGAGGAGACGAGCCTGATCGAGGCGGCAGTCGAGCGACGTCTGTTGTTTGAGCCTGTCCACCGGATTTTGGGACGGCGGGCCTTTTACGGTCTGGAACTGGCCCTGTCGCCAGCGACATTGGAACCGCGACCCGATACGGAAATCCTGATTGAGCGTGTTTTGCCGCATCTTCATGCCATGGTGGCGAAGAATGGCAGCGTCCGCCTGCTGGATATGGGGACGGGCACCGGGGCAATTGCCCTGGCGCTTTTGCAGGAGTGTCCAGGTGCTACAGCATTGGCGACCGATATTTCCGCCGAAGCGCTGGCCATGGCGCGGCAGAACGCCGCAGCCAATACTCTTTCTGACCGGTTCGAGACGCTGCAAAGCCATTGGTACGAGGCGTTATCGGGCCGTTTTGACATCATTCTGTCGAATCCGCCCTATATTGTCAGCGATGTGATTAAAGATCTGGCCCCTGATGTTCGGCTTTATGATCCTGCCGTAGCACTTGACGGTGGCGACGATGGGCTGGATGCTTACCGTGCAATTGCCGCTGGCGCCGCCGGTTTTCTGAAACCGGGCGGTCTGGTTGGGGTGGAAATCGGTTACGATCAGGCGATGGCGGTGACACAACTTTTCGCAAACAATAGCTTCGTTCTTGTGGAAAGCGCAAAGGATCACGGTGATAATGATCGGATTCTGTTGTTTGCTCAGACCGGACCGCAACTATAG
- a CDS encoding DUF4167 domain-containing protein: MRPGQQNKRSRGRSSGGSNNNNGNNFNRKGSNPLTRTYDSSGPDVKIRGTAQHIAEKYMALARDSHSSGDRVMAENYLQHAEHYNRIIAAAQAQMQERVHRDDRDYNDRDGSDMDGDEGDNGLDRGYQPQPEMPVQQPRIQQERVQPERAQQERPERTERQDRPERAERPERPERAERPDRRERTHQDRRPQPIAQPQPELDIAGSGPQPVIEKTPVEAEFAAEESAQQASAKSDRPQTRRRTPAARPRRPRRTAEEIAAEANGEASAEGKPPAKGRDKANNGDAPALADIVSE; encoded by the coding sequence ATGAGGCCAGGACAGCAAAACAAGCGCAGTCGGGGGCGTAGCAGTGGCGGCAGCAATAATAACAACGGCAACAATTTCAACCGCAAGGGCTCCAACCCGCTGACCCGCACCTATGACAGTTCGGGTCCTGACGTGAAGATCCGCGGCACGGCGCAGCATATCGCTGAAAAATATATGGCGCTGGCGCGCGATTCGCATAGTTCAGGCGACCGGGTCATGGCCGAGAACTATTTGCAGCATGCCGAACATTATAACCGCATCATTGCCGCCGCCCAGGCGCAGATGCAGGAGCGGGTCCATCGCGACGACCGCGATTATAATGACCGCGACGGTTCCGACATGGATGGCGACGAGGGCGATAACGGTCTGGACCGTGGCTACCAGCCGCAGCCTGAGATGCCGGTTCAGCAGCCCCGCATTCAGCAGGAACGGGTTCAGCCAGAGCGCGCCCAGCAGGAGCGTCCAGAGCGCACCGAACGGCAGGACCGTCCAGAACGGGCCGAGCGTCCGGAGCGCCCAGAACGGGCCGAGCGTCCTGATCGCCGCGAGCGCACGCATCAGGACCGCCGGCCACAGCCGATTGCGCAGCCGCAGCCTGAGCTGGACATTGCCGGAAGCGGACCGCAGCCGGTGATTGAGAAGACCCCGGTCGAAGCTGAATTTGCCGCTGAGGAAAGCGCACAGCAGGCCAGCGCGAAGTCGGATCGGCCCCAGACCCGCCGCCGCACGCCTGCTGCCCGTCCGCGCCGTCCGCGCCGCACAGCCGAAGAGATTGCGGCCGAAGCGAATGGTGAGGCGAGTGCCGAAGGCAAGCCACCGGCCAAGGGTCGCGACAAGGCCAATAATGGCGATGCTCCGGCTCTTGCCGATATCGTTTCGGAATAA